The Nostoc sp. PCC 7524 nucleotide sequence CTTTTGATGCAGCTCGTCAAAGGTTGATTAAACTGACTGAGCGTCAACAACAAAGCGATCGCGCCCAAGATCAAGAAGCTATTGGTGCCAATATCGGACTTGTCACCAAACTGTTCCGCGATCGAGGCTATGGCTTCATCAAAACCTTAGAAGGCAGAGAAATCTACTTCCACAGAAATAGCGTCTTACATCACGATTTTGACCGCTTAGAAATTGGTACTGGTGTACATTTCACTGTGGAGCAAGGTGAAGAAGGACCGCAAGCAACCACCGTCAAAATAGTTGATAAACCCGGTGCGCGTGCAGGTAAATCGGATCACATTGTTATTGAACCGCCCTTAGACTGGAGAGAATAAACCCGTGAACAGTCAACTACAACAAACCGCATCTCAATTGTTAGCAGCCATGTTGTCTAACCCTCATATATACCCCCAAGTCAGCGATGAGGGAGGCTGTGGCAACATGGAACAGAAATTGATTTTGATAGCCCTAGAAATGGCGGAAAAATTAAATCAGCAAATTGAAGAAGCTCATCCTCAAACTGAAAAAGAACTACAGCCAACAAATCAATAGGAAAATACATAATTTCTCACGAATATATATTTAGAGACGTTGCAGTGCAACGTCTCTAAAATCTGTTAACGGGACTTAGACAAAAATCAAGCCCAAATGTAACCCAAACTAGCTTTGTAAGCAGCAAACACGTCACGATTTAAGTTCAACCAATCAATAAATCGAAAAGACATGGCTGTTCTGAAAGCTTCTAAAGCTTCAGTAAAAGTATTTAAAGGTTTGTTTGCCCACCGTCGTCTTAATCCTCCAGTTAACTGATGCCAAAGAATAAAAGTATAGGCACAGAAAACCAAAATAAAATGGCGCAGTAAACTCCTTTTATCACGAACTTGATATTCTTTAAGTCCTAACCATCCTTTAGCTTCCCTGTAAAAAACTTCTACCCAATTCCTTTGAGAATATGTATCAACTATCCATTGTGGTGTAACAATTGATGAAGATATATTAGTGATGAAGTAGTCAATATCGGTGGCTGCTGAGAAAGTAGAAGCATTCATGACGATAGCAATATTTCGCTTTCCAGTTAAACTTGATATTTCCACTTCACAAGTTACTACCCATAATGTTTTGGGTTTATCCAAATCTGTTTGAATTTCTGTGAAAGCCTCTTTGGGTAAGCTCTGGGCTAATTCATCTAACCGAATTGTTTGTTGAATATTATCTGTTTGATTAACTGTTACTTTTCGATTTTTAGCTAATCCTCCTAAATATTTTAATTGCCGTTTTTCCAACTCTAATAAAAATGATGTATTGTTGCCATATCCAGCATCTACAATTACTATCCCAGGTTGATATTTTCTGTTTAGGGCTTGATCTATTAACTTGATTGCTAGTTCTGGTTTTTTCTCAAATAGAGGATCTTGTTTTCCTTGAGCTAAAGAATCAGCGTGTTGATATAACTCTATATCTAACGGTAAGCTTTTTCTGCCATCATATAAATGCGTTGTTACTACTACGATTCCATTATCTGTTTTGCCAATTTCTCCAATATACTGTCTCCCCACACCAGCAGTAAAATTACCACTTTTTCTATGACCAGAATCATCAATTATTAAGCTAAAACCTCTACTAATTCTCGTTTGACTGCACTTATTCATGATTTCCAATCGACGCTCATTCACCTGCCCACTAGACCAAGGTGCTTCGGTCAAAAAGTGATGTAATCGGTGGTAAGTTACACCTACAGCATTATCCGCCATTTGAAACAGGTTTTTTCTCTCACTTTCCCCCAGTAATCCCCCTATATAGTGTCTAAACTCTCTTTTTTGAGCTTTATGAGTAAACACATCATCAAATCTTTGACACCATCTTTCAAAGCACGGGGGCATCGCTGTGGGAGTGGTTTCTTTCATGAGCTTTTTCTAACGTGAAAGCTATGTTAGTTAAGCATTATACTCTTTTTGGGCTTAATTTTTGTTTAAGTCCCGTTAATTAAACATTTACGTAACCTTGAATATTTTCTGGTTCAAATTGACGCAATACACGAGTAGCTTCCCGAATTATTCCCTCATTCCCTTGAACGATAATTAAATATTTACCAGCATTCAGACGGTTACGGTAAGACAAAGCATCACCACTCCCAACAGTTAAACCAACTAATCTACCTACAACCCAAGCACCTAATGCACCAGATGCAGCTCCTAATAAACCGGCAATTAACTGATTACCAAATGCTGTCGCTTGCGGTAAAATCTCAATGCTTGTCAACACATTAAAAGCATAACCAGCAATAAATCCAAAAGGAATCAGCCAAGTTAAAAGCCGATTTACTTGTCTGCGGGCTGGTTTTTCAGGATTAATCAAACCAAATTCATCAGCACTTTTATAACCCTGTCCCAAAATATTAACTTGTGATTCTGATAATCCTTGTTGTTCTAAAGCAGAGTACGCTGCTTCTGCTGTCGTTTTTTCGGGTAATACTGCAACTAGATAATTCATACTAATTCTTAGTTTGTAATTTGTAAGGCGTAATTATTTATATAGTTATATGATGAGCAGATATGTAATTTGATCTGCATCCAGGCAATAATATATATCTGAAAAATAAATTGGGAATTTCTCAAACTTTTAGCTAATTTGTCTTAATATTTCAGACTATTATCTGTCGGTTTGATAATTCCCAAGATTTTAATTACTACTACTGCTAGTAAGCAGAATAACTGTTATGATTTTGATTTTCTTCTAACTAAAGAAGGAAATTACATACAGCTATTCTGGCTTTTTGTGCCAATTACCATCATCACCTTTTTCGTAGTCACGCTTAACAGCACTCCAAGCAACACGAAAGGCGCGTTCTTCTTCACTATATTCTTCTTCAGCACTGTTAAACGCTGCTCGAAAAATCTCTTGGGCGTGTTGGGGTAAATGTGATTTGACCGAATTTGGTAAGTCTTGAATCTGTTTGTAAGGCATTAATTCAACTCCTTTACTGGCTGGTAAAGAGAGTCATGCTGTTTTCCGTATCAAGTTAAGTTAGTGTACATAGTCAAGTAACATTTTAAAAAACAAAACTCACCCAAGATAGAAAAATTTCAAGTCTCTCTTAGACTAACTATGTAAAATTAATACTTAATATCCGCTTGAATTACTATATAGCCAGGAATTTAAACAAAAAAAGCATCTTTTTATTAAATTTTTCATTTTGTATTGCTAAAACCTTTTCATGCCAATTGTTTTAGCCCATTTTTATTATTAATTTATTATAATTAATCTGGGAGAGCCAATTTCAACAACTCAACTCACCCTATCTTCCATTTGATAATTTTTTGATAAAAACCAAAATCCCCACTCTCTATAGGGTGGGGATTTTCGCATAATTGGTGAAACAAATCTTAATAAAAGACTATTAAGTTACTGGTTTACACCTTCGCCAGTTCGGGCGCAGGGCATTTGCTGTTGCGAATATTGGTAATTGCTTCAGCGTAATCCTTAGCGTTAAATACAGCAGAACCAGCAACGATCGCATTTGCACCTGCTTCTAACACCTGCCAAGTATTATTAGCTTTGAGTCCGCCATCTACTTCAATCCAAGGATCTAAACCGCGTTCATCACACATCTGACGCAGCTTACGGATTTTAGGCAACACCCCAGGAATAAAGCTTTGACCACCAAAGCCGGGGTTAACGCTCATAATTAATACTAGGTCACACAGTTCTAGAACATATTCAATTAGTTCTAGAGGAGTACCAGGGTTAAGAACAACTCCCGCTTTTTTACCTAGTTCTTTAATTTGTCCCAGAGTACGGTGCAGGTGTGGAGAAGCATTATGCTCGCAATGTACAGAAATAATATCAGCACCTGCTTTAGCAAAGTCTTCTACATACTTTTCTGGTTCCACAATCATCAAGTGGACATCCAGAGGCTTAGTTGTAACCGGACGAATC carries:
- a CDS encoding HPF/RaiA family ribosome-associated protein; the protein is MKIPLEITYRNLDKTDAIDNLIKEKVAKLEHICSYINSCHIAVEKIHDRPRSGSPYRVRIDLTVPPGHELVAESNPDHGVQYEPLDAVIRDAFDAARQRLIKLTERQQQSDRAQDQEAIGANIGLVTKLFRDRGYGFIKTLEGREIYFHRNSVLHHDFDRLEIGTGVHFTVEQGEEGPQATTVKIVDKPGARAGKSDHIVIEPPLDWRE
- a CDS encoding IS701 family transposase, which gives rise to MKETTPTAMPPCFERWCQRFDDVFTHKAQKREFRHYIGGLLGESERKNLFQMADNAVGVTYHRLHHFLTEAPWSSGQVNERRLEIMNKCSQTRISRGFSLIIDDSGHRKSGNFTAGVGRQYIGEIGKTDNGIVVVTTHLYDGRKSLPLDIELYQHADSLAQGKQDPLFEKKPELAIKLIDQALNRKYQPGIVIVDAGYGNNTSFLLELEKRQLKYLGGLAKNRKVTVNQTDNIQQTIRLDELAQSLPKEAFTEIQTDLDKPKTLWVVTCEVEISSLTGKRNIAIVMNASTFSAATDIDYFITNISSSIVTPQWIVDTYSQRNWVEVFYREAKGWLGLKEYQVRDKRSLLRHFILVFCAYTFILWHQLTGGLRRRWANKPLNTFTEALEAFRTAMSFRFIDWLNLNRDVFAAYKASLGYIWA
- a CDS encoding ChaB family protein; this encodes MPYKQIQDLPNSVKSHLPQHAQEIFRAAFNSAEEEYSEEERAFRVAWSAVKRDYEKGDDGNWHKKPE
- the rpe gene encoding ribulose-phosphate 3-epimerase codes for the protein MTQNRSEKPIVIAPSILSADFSRLGDEIRAVDAAGADWIHVDVMDGRFVPNITIGPLVVEAIRPVTTKPLDVHLMIVEPEKYVEDFAKAGADIISVHCEHNASPHLHRTLGQIKELGKKAGVVLNPGTPLELIEYVLELCDLVLIMSVNPGFGGQSFIPGVLPKIRKLRQMCDERGLDPWIEVDGGLKANNTWQVLEAGANAIVAGSAVFNAKDYAEAITNIRNSKCPAPELAKV